Within Diospyros lotus cultivar Yz01 chromosome 15, ASM1463336v1, whole genome shotgun sequence, the genomic segment TCACCGTCCAAccatttttccttctccttttttttttttgtcgtttttatttaatatttctttaaaatagaTAAAGACAAGCACTTGAcaagtttaattattaaatcCATGGAactgtttaaattaaataaaaaaatattttttaaaaattaaactgaatcaattgaataattagtcaaactaaaaaaattaaaaaattgaaaaacataaaaaataaaaagttcgaACAAATAAAAGTAATACTTCAGTAAGAATAtgtgttatttaaataaaaaataatatttcattatgaataatttttatttgattaatttttatgaatagattttagttttaaaaaattactcaaGCAAAAatgatattacttgattaaaaaaaaattttaccTAAGTAAAATTGATATTACTCAAATAAAAGGTTTTTCCTAGTCAATTGATAAATTGAGTACAAAGAATAATACTCTTGTTCAAttattattactcaattaaagcATTTAGTTACTTGACTAAGTACTCGATTAAGAATAATTTCTTAGTCAATCAATAATTCTAgcacataaattttatttaatatagttattttaattttttcaataattaatgagattgaatcaaaataaaataaccaaaaaactcaaatttataaATCGAACAGAATCGATCTACAAATTGAACCAAATCGAACTGTTAGTATCAATCGATTCGAttaagttaatttgatttaattgaaattttgatcACCCATAAAATAGGTAACAAATGTTATATAGAGTAATATATTTCTTCAAGGTTCTTGAATaatatagataaatattttttaaaatattttaattagttagACATTTGTAATGGCTTTATCATGTCATTGGAATTAAGAGACGCTTTAGATGTTTTGTAACTAGAGTGCAAATTTCTCTAAGAACTAGCTCACgtttacatttaatttatagtttatttttaaaagactTTTCAATTacgaaaaataattttattatttctatccACCTTGACAATAACTTTTCTCTTAAttctttcttaaaaaattatgtatcgAAAGAGTATTAAAGCAGCCTTCAAGAACATTAGTCCAGTGATTGGGGCAATCGATTATGAAAAAAAGTTTTTTATCTTTACGTTTGTTGTGTGTCAGTATTCGAGCATTGGTTATTGCAGTTCCCTGATTTATATTCTCTGTTGGAATTGTGAGGCCAAGTAGCGGAGTGTCTATGATGAAAcgtcatccaaaaaaaaaatatatatatatatatatattaaaataggtACTTTATACTTGGTGATCAGAATACTAAATCTCaatgaataaaataacacaataataatcataaaataacacAAACCACGATTAATACAAATCTTAATACAACAAATATTCAAAGCAATAATCTGATTGTTACCATCAACATACATTGAACCCAATTAAATGTACATGAAACAGTGGAATATTGGGTGGGGGGTTCCGATTATTGATGTGCTAAACATGTCACCTCCATCCCTAGCTGCCCCAAAGCACAAGATCACACAAAACCAGAAACAAAATGGCTTCCATAATTCATCAACCGTACCCTGGTTGGCTACCCACGGGAATGATAAAAGAGTAGAAGCAAACAAACAAGTCTAAGTCTAAACTATACAAATTTATTGATATGGCAAATCTCATCTCATCAGCCCACCAccctttgttttttcatttttaattccaaACACTCTAATCTCCCACTGCTCATCGAGATGAGTTGCCATCTTCCTAACATTCTTCATGGACCCCCTGCAGTACTCCCCTCCTTTCCCTCTATTTATACCCCCCCTCTCCCTCCACTCTCTTCATACCCTACCAGTCATCCAAACcatctatttttctctcttcttcatccATCTTTCTTGCTTCTTCAATGGCCACTGTTGAGGTAATTAACCCCACATCTTCCTTCACAAtcatttttccttttagttttttCGTTCGTCCAACCTCAATAGCTTAGAGTCCCTAGCTAGCTTTAATTTATCGCTAAATCAAGAATATAACCTTAGCAAAAGGCCAATCAAACCCAAAATTTATCATAAAACCCGAGTCGTTTCGCgatatgatatatattttttatcatctttttcatattaatgtatatttgtgtgcatgtatctcttttcttttgataCGTAATGCTATCAGCTATGACTAGATCACACGCATGAATTATGAATATATTAGTAATCTTTGTGGGGTTATTGTGATCGTGAAGGTTGTATTAGCCAAATCGGCGCTTTCGGAGGAGACCAAGGAAGAGACAATCATCAAGGAGGAGGAGGGGTCGACAGCAACCACAGAAGAGCAAGTGGCAGCACCGCCGCCGTCGGAGCCTGCGGCGGAGGAGGCAGCAGGCGAGAAGGCTGAGGCGGCGGAGGAGGTAGATGCTGCTGCCGAACCTGAAGCCCCAGCTGTGGAAGCTGAGACTGAGGTGAAGACGGAGGTGGAAGAAGAGAAGGTGGAGGTGACCGAGGAGGTGGTGGTTGctgaggagaagaaggaagaggtgGATGCTCCGAAGGCGGCGGCGGAGGAAGTAGCTGAGGAGGCTACCGAGGCACCGCCGGCCGCCGCAGAGACAGAGCCGGAAACAGCCCCTGAGGGACCGAAAGATGAAGTCGCCGGCGGGGAGGAGGAAAAGCCAGTGGAAGGTGCAGCTGAGAAGACTGATGAATGAAgagcttaattaattagtgatcaaattaagattttaattttctGGGTGTGGAGTTGATTATGTTGATGCAGTGGAGTTTCTTCTACTATGATGGCTGTGTGTTGATGCATGATGATGGGTTTGGCTATGATCTTCCATAATAATATACTTTGTGTCCACTTTTCAATGGCTATGATCTTCCATGACAATATTTATATACTTTGTGTCCACTTTTCAATGCattcatataaataattataattaaataaaacaaaacttaATTGTAATTGAAGATTCAATGtcttaattgttaaaaattatattaatttaagtttttattcTGATGGTACGATACTGCTTGTATGAGCATGCTCATTTTCATGACTGACATGCCATAAAGTTGATCGATTtatagtatttaaatagattgaatagtttattttgtttttttaataattaaaaaatataagtcttgttttatttgttgttttcaattttctaaaatagtgGTAACGTATTTACTTtcgtatttttaaaaacatatttttaaaaataaaaataaaaaattataaaaaaaactcaaaataacaaaaagttattttgattgttttcatcacaaatgtattcaaaattttcaaaacgcaAAAAATATTACAGATgaaaagaacacgtttttaactatttcaaaatagacactcaaaatataaaattgaaaatgaatttaaaacttaaaactaaaatatgaagAGATCAACTTATAGCGTTAGATTCTTAATGTACAAAAAGTCAagattatgtattttaattattaaaaattattattttaaattcttaccTTAAACACAAaagaagatataaataaaagagtGAAAGAGCGATAGAACCGAGTTtaataaagagaaatgaaacAGATTAGTTCTGctatattttatgattgaaaataaaagaaaatatcgATTTTTGAGTTAGTGATTCAATGATTTagatatttgaaatttaagattttttttaaatcatgagtaatttgatctttttttcatcaagataaattttaatttgacttTTCTTATAACATTGCATATCCTCTTTTTTACGTATATGTTTTATATGGCGTAAATAACAACTTTGTTTACTCTCGATCAAGGTAATAACTTAaagcaataatttttaataattgagatataaaatcttgattttttatatattaaggatcaaaataacatattttttaattattataggAGTCCAACAACCAATGAGACATATTTAAATACTATCAGCTAATCATCCACATAACGTGTCACTCTCGAAAATGGTTAGTTCATACACACGTTAACGTTATGTCATAATAaggatttaaaataaaaaaaattaataattaaaatatcaaatctgatagagagaataataataaaaaaaaaaatccttttaaCACTAGATGGCCCATACTTGGTGGAGGACAAAAGTAGAggccataaaataataataataataaaaaaaaaagaagcatgaCGAAGCTGTGTCAACGGAGAAGGCGGCGGCGTCGTAAGGTAATAAGTTTGGCTTAGATTCTCGGTTAATAGATTAAATCTAAATTGTAACTTAGAGCTCTCTTTCAGTGGGGGCTCTATCAAAGCTTTACTTAAGCTCTACGGCTATCAACGGGTtctacatttttaaatttatgttcaaaatgagaaacactatatatatatatatatatatatagtagggTGATCAAAAGTTCGATTAAACCGAActgaattaataaatttgatcgatttggttcgattttttaaaaggaataatttggttcggttattttttttcttcttaaaatcAGTTATTCGAttcgattcaattattttagtaaaaataaccGAACAAACCATATAGCAATAACCCTCTTATCGAATTGAACCAAACCGACCCCTCACCCTCATGCAGGCACAACACTTTCCCTATCGAACCGAATCGACCCCCTCTCCCTCACGTGGGCGCAGTACCCCACGTCTTCTCTTCTCTGCGAACtatattcttttctctttctctatgatTCTATCTTTATCTCGCCATttcatctttcttctctttgagATCTGGCCAACCGCAGCATTACCTCATCTCTTTATAGATCTGGTCGCACGGCAGCACTGCCTCATCTCTTTGTCCCTTCTTtctccctccaccatccctCGTCGGCGCTGATGGTGAAGATGAAGACGAAGGCCGGAGACGAAGATGACGTCGATGCGAGCTGCTGCTGATGGTCGAAGATGAAGATAACGCCGATGCGAGTTGCTGCCAATGGCCGAAGACGAAGATGACGCCAATGGTTTTTAGGTAAGTTTTCTGGGTACAACTTCTCTTTTATATTGAAAGTTTGAAACCTAAATCTACTTAAATTTAACTATTAgatacttttaatttttgggtatgtgagTTACCGTGGTTGAGGGAATCTGATGATCGATTTCGATCATCGGAATCACCAGCCGACTAGGTGGTCAACGACAACAGCAAGGTCAATCTCTTAGTTATTTTTGTGTTTCAATCCATTTTCGATTAGCATGGTTTAGGGTTTGGTTAGTTCAGTTTCGGTTTGTTGGGATTAGTTGGTCGGGTCGGgtcgattcggttcgattattagATATAGTTTGGTTCAGTTCGGTTTATAATTTTTGATCGGTTTAGTTTGGTTATTACTGGTTGTACATCCCTAATATATaggattaaaaatttaatgaaaattatattttaaaatgatttgggTCTATTGGGCCAATGGTGTAATCCAAGCACAAATCCGATGTTATGCTCAATCCAGGTTGGCCCACTTCATTTGAGCCAATGCTGGCCAAGAACATCCAAGCGTCCTCATCCACAGAAGTCCAATTCTAGATGTATAGCAGACACACAGTTCAAACTGTACAATCTAGGAAAGAAATGGTCACTGGGCAAGCTCAGCAATGGCGTCTGTGCTGAGCAGTACCGCCACAAAATCAGCATCACTgatcagaggaagaagaagatcagagGATGAGGTGTACGTTGCAGCAGTGCCCTTAAGAGCCACAAAGGGACCTGCCAAGCTGGCCATGGCGGCGGCTTACTCCCTCAACCTCTGGGAGTTGCAGCACTTCATCGTCATCCTCAAGCCCCCCTCGTCTCATGAGGTCGTCCTCTTGGATCAACATCATCTTGAGACTCACAAAGACAAAGGGAAGGGATCATCTGTCCTTAATTAAACTCACATATTCTCTGCTTCCTGTTGCAGCCATTGGTGTTTGATTTCCAGCCTCAAGATCCTGAGGACATATTTGTGGCACTCGCAGCCCTCTCAGGAAGACAAATACCAGGTAATGATGTTCACTCAGAATAAAGGTGCCCATCAAATCAGGTAGATTCGAGAatcaatttgaattattttttgattaatttaattcaatttcaaactAGTACTCTATATTCTAATAAATCTCAGAACGTGACTTGAACCAACTATGATAagtaataattatacatattattatattattaaggtCCTACTCGAAAGTGTTCCTCATGGTTTTGCTTTTCAACCTGATGTGAAGGGGTGGTTCTTGTGAGGAGGATGAAGAAGCTGCCAACAAGGAGATGTTGGTTCATTGGACATTCCAGAGGGGATGACGCCGTGGATGTAGCCCACAAGTTCAATCAGAACTGGCAAACTGGTTTGAGGATAGGCAGCCATGATTGCAGAAACTACACAAATGGTAAtcttccattatatatatatatatatatgcagctaaaagctaggtttattttctttttttttttttggcttttcttTTCATGTATTCTGATTGGGTTTCTCCTGGCTTTGAAGGATTGGTTGAGCATCTCACTGGTGAGAAGTGTGTCTTGGAGCAGCTCAGAAGGAAACAAGTGCATTTGGAGAAGTGAAGCTATCAGACATAAAGAAGCCATTTTTGTATTcatgtttttctttaatttacaaaacaaattacttcaaaatttatgtataaaCTGGTCTCACGCAGGGCgtccttttctttattttattttattctaattattttagaacttaagaagatttaattattattgCTTAGTTAGTCTATAATTCTTATTTTAGagtatttaagatttttattttgttcttacttttacttttactttttttattagaattctcTGGCCTCTTAGAAATAGATAAAAACATCtttgatatttgaatttaatatttaaaaatgacaaaaattgtTTCCAGACTTTAAAACTCCCACCATACTTTTTCTTGCTATTATTtcaaacattttaaattttttgttatgaaaaataatatcattatgtatgttttctcttcctcttcatctCTTCCTGTCAGATGATAAAGTACTCAAAATCTGATTGTCTGTCAATCTCTTTATTTCCAGTTGAACGATGGCTTCTTAATCATCACcaaactaaaaaaagaaataaaaataattaaaactaattcaCTGgataaaaaggagaaaaaatatagattatttttgtcatattaacaattttaacagctataaaaaaaaattataaagtcataggaagtcacaatcatttctcTAATACCAGGAGTCTCTATTTTATTGGCCAAATCT encodes:
- the LOC127792012 gene encoding uncharacterized protein LOC127792012; protein product: MATVEVVLAKSALSEETKEETIIKEEEGSTATTEEQVAAPPPSEPAAEEAAGEKAEAAEEVDAAAEPEAPAVEAETEVKTEVEEEKVEVTEEVVVAEEKKEEVDAPKAAAEEVAEEATEAPPAAAETEPETAPEGPKDEVAGGEEEKPVEGAAEKTDE
- the LOC127792011 gene encoding uncharacterized protein LOC127792011, which produces MASVLSSTATKSASLIRGRRRSEDEVYVAAVPLRATKGPAKLAMAAAYSLNLWELQHFIVILKPPSSHEPLVFDFQPQDPEDIFVALAALSGRQIPGVVLVRRMKKLPTRRCWFIGHSRGDDAVDVAHKFNQNWQTGLRIGSHDCRNYTNGLVEHLTGEKCVLEQLRRKQVHLEK